One segment of Hemitrygon akajei chromosome 15, sHemAka1.3, whole genome shotgun sequence DNA contains the following:
- the rack1 gene encoding small ribosomal subunit protein RACK1 — translation MTEQMTLRGTLKGHNGWVTQIATTPQFPDMILSASRDKTIIMWKLTRDETSYGVPQRSLHGHSHFISDVVISSDGQFALSGSWDGTLRLWDLTTGLTTRRFVGHTKDVLSVAFSADNRQIVSGSRDKTVKLWNTLGVCKYTIQDECHCEWVSCVRFSPNSSNPIIVSCGWDKLVKVWNLANCKLKTNHIGHAGYLNTVTVSPDGSLCASGGKDGQAMLWDLNEGKHLYTLDGGDIINALCFSPNRYWLCAATGPSIKIWDLEGKIIVDELRQEVISTSSKAEPPQCTCLAWSADGQTLFAGYTDNLIRVWQVTIGTR, via the exons ATGACGGAGCAGATGACCCTTCGCGGGACCCTAAAGGGTCATAATGGCTGGGTGACACAAATCGCCACTACCCCGCAATTTCCAGACATGATTCTCTCAGCGTCCCGAG ATAAAACTATCATCATGTGGAAACTAACTCGGGATGAGACTAGCTACGGTGTCCCTCAACGTTCCCTCCATGGTCATTCTCACTTTATTAGTGACGTGGTCATTTCTTCTGATGGTCAGTTTGCCCTCTCTGGCTCCTGGGATGGAACCCTACGACTTTGGGATTTGACAAC GGGCTTAACTACCCGTCGATTTGTTGGTCACACCAAGGATGTTCTGAGTGTTGCCTTTTCAGCAGATAATCGCCAGATTGTGTCTGGTTCCCGTGATAAAACAGTTAAACTATGGAACACCCTGGGAGTTTGCAAATATACCATTCAG GATGAATGCCACTGTGAATGGGTTTCGTGTGTTCGCTTCTCACCAAATAGCAGTAATCCCATCATTGTTTCCTGTGGTTGGGATAAACTGGTTAAG GTTTGGAACCTAGCCAATTgcaaactgaaaacaaatcataTTGGACATGCTGGTTACCTGAACACCGTTACTGTTTCCCCTGATGGATCCCTGTGTGCTTCAGGTGGCAAG GATGGACAGGCCATGTTGTGGGACCTGAATGAGGGAAAACATCTGTACACCCTGGATGGTGGTGACATCATCAATGCCTTGTGCTTCAGCCCAAATAGGTACTGGCTGTGTGCTGCCACTGGGCCAAGCATTAAAATTTGG GACCTGGAAGGAAAAATCATAGTGGATGAATTGCGACAGGAAGTAATTAGCACCAGCAGTAAAGCAGAGCCTCCACAGTGTACATGCCTGGCTTGGTCTGCGGATGGACAG aCATTGTTTGCTGGCTACACGGACAACCTtatcagagtctggcaggtcaccATTGGAACAAGATGA